The following coding sequences are from one Coffea arabica cultivar ET-39 chromosome 11e, Coffea Arabica ET-39 HiFi, whole genome shotgun sequence window:
- the LOC113717220 gene encoding E3 ubiquitin-protein ligase MPSR1 yields the protein MCPFFQIFPQPCCCHRSLIFAPHIVLPNFVPQFHQSNCLCINDFLPKFLSFPYIENNLNFLMASETEEFSESSSVIERLINSRNRDLALFLPFILGMTNSPNTPNPVQDSSTPDQEAQQSPPHMRESTDRIILINPLTQDMVVIEGSRGSGSSSSSLESLLRDLFSKDGQPPASKASIEAMPMVEVKEDGEECVICLEEWEAGALAKEMPCKHRFHGECIEKWLRIHGSCPVCRHKMPVEENDDKSLKNGDAGGTRREIWVSFAYSNSNLDRRSEESNQGGSNDSGDSSQTID from the coding sequence ATGTGTCCATTCTTCCAGATCTTTCCACAACCTTGCTGTTGCCACCGTTCTTTGATTTTTGCACCCCATATAGTCCTACCAAACTTTGTACCCCAATTTCATCAATCCAACTGCCTTTGTATCAACGACTTTTTGCCCaaatttctctcttttccctATATAGAAAACAATCTCAATTTCCTAATGGCTTCGGAAACAGAAGAGTTTTCTGAATCATCATCAGTGATCGAACGTTTGATAAATTCAAGAAACAGAGACCTTGCCCTGTTTTTGCCCTTCATTTTAGGCATGACAAACTCCCCGAATACTCCCAACCCAGTTCAAGATTCCTCTACCCCAGATCAGGAGGCGCAACAAAGTCCTCCACATATGCGAGAATCAACGGATCGCATCATCCTGATTAATCCCTTAACACAGGACATGGTGGTGATAGAAGGCAGCAGGGGAAGTGGCTCTAGCTCTTCGAGCTTGGAATCTTTGTTGAGGGACTTGTTTAGTAAAGATGGGCAGCCACCAGCCTCAAAAGCATCCATCGAAGCCATGCCCATGGTGGAAGTTAAGGAAGACGGTGAGGAGTGCGTGATATGCTTGGAAGAGTGGGAAGCTGGTGCGTTGGCTAAAGAGATGCCTTGCAAGCATAGATTCCATGGAGAATGTATCGAGAAGTGGCTGAGAATACATGGGTCTTGCCCTGTTTGTAGACACAAGATGCCTGTTGAGGAGAATGATGATAAGAGTTTGAAAAATGGGGATGCAGGCGGGACAAGGAGAGAAATTTGGGTTAGTTTTGCTTATAGCAATAGTAATCTTGACAGGAGAAGTGAGGAAAGTAATCAGGGTGGATCAAATGATTCTGGTGATTCTTCCCAAACAATTGATTAA